A single window of Synechococcus sp. C9 DNA harbors:
- the gpmI gene encoding 2,3-bisphosphoglycerate-independent phosphoglycerate mutase has protein sequence MTHPTAPVVLVILDGWGYRENPRANAIASATTPVMDSLWRVYPHTLIQASGRDVGLPAGQMGNSEVGHLNLGAGRVIPQEFVRISDAAAEGELLRHPVLLAMAERVRVRGGNLHLVGLCSTGGVHSHLDHLLALLDFAKAQGFDQVCVHAITDGRDTLTTSGQEYLQTIQDYLTHLGIGKIATVSGRYYAMDRDKRWERIQQAYAVMTTDGAGKGIPAVELLTTCYAEGVTDEFIPPVRLTPGAIRSGDGVIFYNFRPDRMRQLVRAFVDPQFQGFERPYVTPLDVVTFTEYDPSLGVPMVFPPQSFANLLGEVVANHGLKQLRAAETEKYAHVTYFFNGGREQPFPGEERVMIPSPQVPTYDQAPAMSAQAVTDAVIHALESRAYQLIVVNYANPDMVGHTGQMPAAITAIETVDHCLGQLLASASQVGATVLITADHGNAETMQDEAGNPWTAHTTNPVPFILVEGEGAKIPGHGGDVHLRTGGRLADVAPTILEILRLPQPADMTGQSLIAPAAYEIIPEPELMAGQTS, from the coding sequence ATGACCCACCCTACTGCTCCGGTTGTTTTGGTGATTTTGGATGGTTGGGGTTATCGGGAAAACCCGAGGGCGAATGCCATTGCCAGTGCCACAACTCCCGTGATGGATAGCCTGTGGCGGGTGTATCCCCACACCTTGATTCAAGCGTCGGGGCGGGATGTGGGTTTACCAGCCGGGCAAATGGGCAATTCCGAGGTGGGGCATTTGAATCTGGGGGCGGGTCGGGTCATCCCCCAGGAATTTGTGCGTATTTCCGATGCCGCCGCTGAGGGGGAGCTTTTGCGCCACCCGGTTTTGCTGGCAATGGCGGAGCGGGTGCGGGTGCGGGGCGGCAATCTGCATCTGGTGGGGCTGTGTTCCACCGGAGGGGTGCATTCCCATCTGGATCACCTGTTGGCACTGCTGGATTTTGCCAAGGCGCAGGGTTTTGACCAGGTGTGCGTCCATGCCATCACGGACGGGCGGGACACCTTGACCACCTCCGGGCAGGAGTACTTGCAGACCATTCAGGATTATTTAACCCATTTGGGCATCGGCAAAATTGCCACGGTCAGCGGTCGGTACTATGCGATGGACCGGGACAAGCGGTGGGAGCGCATTCAGCAGGCCTATGCAGTCATGACCACGGATGGGGCGGGCAAAGGCATCCCGGCGGTGGAATTATTAACCACCTGTTATGCAGAGGGGGTGACGGACGAATTTATCCCACCGGTGCGGTTGACCCCTGGGGCGATTCGCAGTGGGGATGGGGTAATTTTTTACAATTTCCGTCCCGACCGGATGCGGCAGTTGGTGCGGGCGTTTGTGGACCCCCAATTCCAGGGGTTTGAGCGGCCCTATGTAACCCCCTTAGATGTGGTCACCTTTACGGAATACGACCCCAGCCTCGGGGTGCCAATGGTCTTTCCCCCCCAAAGTTTTGCCAACCTCCTGGGGGAAGTGGTTGCCAACCACGGGCTAAAGCAGTTGCGTGCCGCCGAAACGGAAAAATACGCCCATGTGACCTACTTTTTCAACGGCGGTCGGGAACAGCCATTCCCTGGGGAGGAACGGGTGATGATTCCCAGCCCCCAAGTCCCCACCTATGACCAGGCACCCGCCATGTCTGCCCAGGCCGTCACCGATGCCGTTATCCATGCCCTGGAGTCCCGGGCGTACCAATTGATTGTGGTCAACTATGCCAATCCCGATATGGTCGGCCATACGGGGCAAATGCCCGCCGCCATCACCGCCATTGAAACGGTGGATCACTGCTTGGGACAACTGCTTGCCAGCGCCAGCCAAGTCGGGGCAACCGTGCTGATCACCGCCGACCACGGCAACGCCGAAACCATGCAGGATGAGGCAGGCAACCCCTGGACCGCCCACACCACCAACCCCGTACCCTTTATTTTGGTCGAGGGGGAAGGGGCAAAAATTCCGGGGCATGGGGGGGACGTGCACCTGCGGACGGGGGGACGCTTAGCGGATGTGGCGCCCACGATTTTGGAAATTTTACGATTGCCCCAACCAGCGGACATGACTGGCCAATCCCTGATTGCCCCGGCGGCCTACGAGATTATCCCTGAACCGGAATTGATGGCTGGGCAAACCAGCTGA
- a CDS encoding lipid-binding SYLF domain-containing protein, with the protein MRYGMLMGLIPAVVITMAVPAYAQDGEEQIQNAADTFASFMANPNQRIPRSVMRQAQGIAIIPNVTTAGFIFGGTGGEGIITVKDEKGRWSNPIFVNLSGGSFGLQVGAKSSDIVLVFMNQRAVRTLLRQSFNLGGDVGVAAGPVGSNAVMPTDAPGNNDIFAYSRSAGLFAGVSLSGNKISYNRDRTEEFYGRAPLTAQTVFNDPNIPVVPVVERLHQVLNRSMQ; encoded by the coding sequence ATGCGTTATGGGATGCTGATGGGTTTGATTCCCGCCGTTGTCATCACTATGGCTGTACCAGCCTATGCACAGGATGGGGAAGAGCAAATCCAAAATGCCGCCGATACCTTCGCTTCGTTCATGGCGAATCCCAACCAACGGATTCCCAGGAGTGTCATGCGCCAAGCCCAGGGAATTGCCATTATCCCGAATGTCACCACCGCTGGGTTTATTTTTGGCGGCACGGGAGGGGAGGGCATTATTACCGTCAAAGATGAAAAAGGCCGTTGGAGCAATCCCATTTTTGTCAACCTTTCCGGGGGTAGTTTCGGACTGCAAGTGGGGGCAAAGTCCTCGGACATTGTCCTGGTCTTTATGAACCAACGGGCGGTGCGTACGCTCCTGCGCCAGTCTTTTAATTTGGGGGGGGATGTGGGGGTTGCCGCCGGACCCGTGGGGAGTAATGCGGTCATGCCTACGGATGCACCGGGAAATAACGATATTTTTGCCTATTCCCGCAGTGCTGGTCTATTCGCTGGGGTCAGCCTCTCTGGGAACAAAATTTCCTATAACCGGGATCGCACCGAAGAATTTTATGGACGGGCACCCCTGACGGCTCAAACCGTTTTCAATGACCCCAACATCCCAGTGGTGCCAGTGGTGGAGCGACTCCATCAAGTCCTCAACCGCTCCATGCAGTAG
- the ppc gene encoding phosphoenolpyruvate carboxylase — protein sequence MRHLGLIESLLASVLQQEGGQHLVDLLRQLQSVCLLEGKAQSVASAEAAALVEKLDLNAAIRATRAFALYFQLINIVEQYHEQCEKKRRQKLPATSGNGHAPPTWSYLEQSLAPPEEVGSLRWLFPHLKRINVPPGRIQSVIDQMEIRLVFTAHPTEIVRHTIRDRQRRIGHLLAKLDWTEAGLEKGVTALWEVEAVKAELLEEIRLWWRTDELHQIKPTVLDEVDYTLHYFQEVLFDAVPLLHERFRQSLHAVFPHLRPPKLDFCQFGSWVGADRDGNPSVTPQVTWQTAVFQRSIVLKKYLQSIEKLTSLLSLSLHWSNVLPELLESLEQDKLQMPEVYDQYAIRYRQEPYRLKLAYMRQRLQNTLQRNQQMTHPDCVLPGGLVYYATGAEFLQELNLIQRSLQASGLTCRALEHLLIQVATFGFILARLDIRQESSRHEQALAEIARYVQVLPQDYLELGEAERCAWLLGELQTRRPLIPARLPLSEATQETVATVQMVARLQQEFGREICETYIISMSHALSDLLEVWLLLKEAQIYDPVTHRSSVQVVPLFETVEDLQRSPQVMEQLFRLPWYQQYLAQEREPLQEVMLGYSDSNKDSGFLSSNWEIYKAQRALQRVAAQYGVTLRFFHGRGGSVGRGGGPTYEAILAQPGDTVNGRIKITEQGEVLASKYSLPELCLFNLENVSTAVLQASSLKLGFDEITPWHEIMDELAQRSRQHYRQLIYEHPDFLDFFHQVTPIEEISQLQISSRPSRRKGKRDFASLRAIPWVFSWTQMRLLLPAWYGLGTALAEFVAQNPEEHLKLLCYFHAKWPFFRMVISKAEMTLAKVDLKMAHHYLEQLAQPQDKPRFEPIFTQITEEYQRTREMVLTITRRERLLDEDVNLQQSVQLRNGTIVPLGFLQVSLLKRLRQPQPVGLSSRYSKSELLRGALLTINGIAAGMRNTG from the coding sequence ATGCGCCATCTGGGTTTGATTGAATCCCTGTTGGCATCGGTACTCCAGCAGGAAGGTGGGCAGCATTTGGTGGATTTACTGCGCCAGTTGCAGTCCGTGTGTCTGTTGGAGGGGAAGGCGCAGAGTGTCGCCAGTGCGGAGGCGGCGGCTTTGGTGGAAAAGTTAGATTTGAATGCGGCGATCCGGGCGACCCGGGCGTTTGCTTTGTATTTTCAATTAATTAATATCGTCGAGCAATACCACGAACAATGTGAGAAAAAACGGCGGCAGAAACTTCCGGCAACCAGCGGCAATGGTCATGCGCCCCCCACCTGGTCCTATTTGGAACAATCCCTGGCACCCCCGGAGGAAGTGGGCAGTTTGCGCTGGCTGTTTCCCCACCTGAAGCGGATCAATGTGCCCCCGGGTCGGATTCAAAGCGTGATTGACCAGATGGAAATTCGCCTGGTGTTTACCGCCCACCCGACGGAAATTGTGCGCCATACGATCCGGGACCGGCAACGGCGGATCGGGCATCTGTTGGCGAAATTGGACTGGACGGAAGCGGGTTTGGAAAAGGGGGTGACGGCGCTGTGGGAAGTGGAGGCGGTGAAAGCGGAATTATTGGAGGAAATTCGCCTCTGGTGGCGCACGGATGAATTGCACCAGATCAAGCCGACGGTGTTGGATGAGGTGGACTACACCCTGCACTATTTCCAGGAGGTGCTGTTTGATGCGGTACCGCTATTGCATGAACGGTTTCGCCAGTCCTTGCACGCCGTGTTTCCCCATCTACGCCCGCCGAAGCTGGATTTTTGCCAGTTTGGTTCCTGGGTGGGGGCGGATCGGGACGGCAATCCCTCGGTGACCCCCCAAGTGACCTGGCAAACGGCGGTATTCCAACGCAGTATCGTATTAAAAAAATACTTACAATCTATAGAAAAACTTACCAGTTTGCTTAGCCTGTCCCTGCATTGGAGCAATGTGCTACCGGAGTTGTTGGAGTCTTTGGAGCAGGACAAGTTGCAAATGCCGGAGGTGTATGACCAGTATGCGATTCGCTATCGGCAGGAGCCGTATCGGTTGAAGTTGGCGTATATGCGCCAGCGGTTGCAGAATACCTTACAGCGCAACCAGCAGATGACCCACCCGGATTGTGTCCTGCCGGGGGGGCTGGTGTATTACGCTACGGGGGCGGAATTTTTGCAGGAACTGAACCTGATCCAGCGCAGTTTGCAGGCGAGTGGCTTGACCTGCCGGGCGTTGGAGCATCTGCTGATCCAGGTGGCGACGTTTGGGTTTATTTTGGCACGGTTGGACATTCGCCAGGAGAGTAGCCGCCATGAGCAGGCGTTGGCGGAGATTGCCCGGTATGTGCAGGTTTTGCCCCAGGATTATCTGGAGTTGGGGGAGGCGGAGCGGTGTGCCTGGTTGTTGGGGGAATTGCAAACTCGCCGTCCCTTGATTCCTGCCCGGTTACCGCTTTCGGAGGCGACCCAGGAGACGGTAGCCACGGTGCAGATGGTGGCACGGTTGCAACAGGAATTTGGCAGGGAGATTTGCGAGACGTACATTATCAGCATGAGTCATGCCTTGAGCGATCTGCTGGAGGTGTGGCTGTTGCTTAAGGAAGCCCAAATTTACGACCCGGTGACCCATCGCAGTTCGGTGCAGGTGGTGCCCCTGTTTGAGACGGTGGAGGACTTGCAACGCTCGCCCCAGGTGATGGAGCAGTTGTTCCGTCTGCCCTGGTATCAGCAGTATTTGGCGCAGGAGCGGGAGCCGTTGCAGGAGGTGATGTTGGGCTATTCGGATAGCAATAAGGACTCGGGGTTTCTCAGTAGCAATTGGGAGATTTACAAGGCGCAGAGGGCATTGCAACGGGTGGCGGCGCAGTACGGGGTGACCCTGCGCTTTTTTCACGGGCGGGGGGGTTCCGTCGGGCGGGGGGGGGGACCCACCTATGAGGCAATCCTGGCGCAACCGGGGGATACGGTCAACGGGCGGATCAAAATTACGGAGCAGGGGGAGGTGCTGGCTTCCAAGTATTCCCTGCCGGAATTGTGTTTATTTAATCTGGAAAATGTCAGTACGGCGGTACTCCAAGCCAGTTCTTTGAAGTTGGGGTTTGATGAAATTACCCCCTGGCATGAAATTATGGACGAGTTGGCACAGCGTTCCCGGCAACACTATCGCCAATTGATTTATGAACACCCGGATTTTTTAGATTTTTTCCATCAGGTCACGCCGATTGAGGAAATCAGCCAATTGCAGATTAGTTCTCGCCCATCCCGCCGCAAGGGGAAACGGGATTTTGCCAGTTTACGGGCGATTCCTTGGGTGTTTAGCTGGACGCAAATGCGCCTGTTACTGCCCGCCTGGTATGGGTTGGGAACGGCTTTGGCGGAATTTGTTGCCCAGAACCCGGAGGAACATTTGAAATTGCTGTGTTATTTTCATGCCAAGTGGCCGTTTTTTCGGATGGTGATTTCCAAGGCGGAAATGACCCTGGCGAAGGTGGATTTGAAGATGGCGCACCACTATTTAGAGCAGTTGGCGCAACCCCAGGATAAGCCCCGGTTTGAGCCAATTTTTACCCAAATTACTGAGGAATATCAGCGCACCCGGGAGATGGTTTTGACGATTACCCGGCGGGAACGGCTGTTGGATGAGGATGTGAATTTACAGCAGTCGGTGCAGTTGCGGAATGGGACGATTGTGCCCTTGGGATTTTTGCAGGTGTCTCTGCTCAAGCGGTTACGGCAACCCCAGCCGGTGGGTTTGTCCTCTCGTTACAGCAAAAGTGAGTTGTTGCGGGGGGCGTTGTTGACGATTAATGGGATTGCCGCCGGGATGCGAAATACGGGTTAA
- a CDS encoding fatty acid desaturase, with protein MTTAAETRLPLDWVTIIFMGGIHLGALVALVPGMTNWSAIGVMLVLHWVTAGLGITLGFHRLVTHRSFQTPKWLEYFLVFCGTLACQGGPIDWVGLHRIHHLHSDQPGDPHDSNRGFWWSHLGWMLHHIPADADVEKYTKDINTDPVYLFMQNWMLGIQVAFGLLLLALGGWPWVIWGIFVRLVLVYHCTWLVNSATHQFGYRSHESGDRSTNCWWVALLSYGEGWHNNHHAYPHSARHGLRWWEIDATWMTVWLLQKLGLATKVRLANESS; from the coding sequence ATGACCACTGCCGCAGAGACACGTTTGCCCCTGGATTGGGTAACCATTATCTTCATGGGAGGGATTCACTTGGGTGCCCTGGTCGCCTTGGTGCCGGGGATGACCAATTGGAGTGCGATTGGGGTGATGCTGGTGCTGCACTGGGTGACCGCCGGGTTGGGCATTACCTTGGGATTTCATCGTTTGGTGACCCATCGCAGTTTTCAAACCCCCAAATGGTTGGAGTATTTTTTGGTTTTTTGTGGCACTTTAGCCTGTCAAGGGGGACCCATTGATTGGGTGGGTTTGCATCGGATTCATCATCTGCACTCGGATCAGCCGGGGGATCCCCATGATTCCAACCGGGGGTTTTGGTGGAGCCATTTGGGCTGGATGTTGCACCATATTCCCGCCGATGCGGATGTGGAAAAATACACCAAAGATATTAATACGGACCCCGTTTACTTATTTATGCAGAATTGGATGCTGGGGATTCAGGTGGCATTTGGTTTATTGCTGTTGGCTCTAGGGGGCTGGCCTTGGGTGATTTGGGGCATTTTTGTGCGTTTGGTTTTGGTGTATCACTGCACTTGGTTGGTGAATAGTGCGACCCATCAGTTTGGCTACCGTTCCCATGAATCCGGGGATCGTTCCACGAATTGTTGGTGGGTGGCGCTGTTGTCCTACGGGGAGGGCTGGCACAATAACCACCATGCCTATCCCCATTCCGCCCGGCACGGTCTGCGCTGGTGGGAGATTGATGCGACTTGGATGACGGTGTGGCTGTTGCAGAAGTTGGGGCTGGCGACCAAAGTACGTTTGGCGAATGAGTCCTCTTGA
- a CDS encoding alpha/beta hydrolase, whose protein sequence is MRGLLLPGICLALGLALWATSLDGTLMVQGFQVEVRPHHTLVGRLYRPVGRERVPGLVLCHGVNSSKDTLAPLAREFARRGMAAVVFDFGGYGRSDWRPNSLTANYEEATRILTWLAQQPGIDPQRLGVMGHSMGGTTALALAQAHPSIRTTLLLSMAGAASPTHPANLLLATGMYEELNPVPAMQTLFAETNARHETAPFVVLGDFQRGTARSLVVSATTDHALAPYDAHLQLAMVHWAEQSFGLPVTALPLVSQPLVMGWVFGGVGFLGLLLLGYTQLLKRYGRLAPLISSVSLVTMYWLGRHSFGSGMAIAGFVPLLIAHYNQRQPTPGSASLRGLLGYITLGYGLFLLALVVNAITAGSIGAFPSGIWGLPSLAFNLPFGLIYDRFHLLRYSADSWVGFCLITSVLLLEMRFRGTILHQMGHYANKMLGIIRQPIVWQWQRISRKTLILLVVLVVLWIAVLVWQQQQGILTWDSVGYAMRLISVFIIFPVLVGIGLIRSRFWKL, encoded by the coding sequence ATGCGTGGACTACTCCTACCAGGAATTTGTTTGGCACTTGGTCTGGCACTCTGGGCGACGAGTTTGGATGGCACACTCATGGTTCAGGGCTTCCAGGTCGAGGTGCGCCCCCATCACACCCTGGTCGGACGGCTCTATCGCCCAGTCGGGAGGGAGCGGGTGCCTGGTCTTGTCCTTTGCCACGGGGTTAATTCCAGTAAAGACACCTTGGCACCTCTAGCACGGGAATTTGCTCGCCGGGGTATGGCGGCAGTGGTGTTTGATTTTGGCGGTTATGGACGCTCCGACTGGCGACCGAATTCCCTGACCGCTAACTATGAGGAAGCCACCCGCATCCTTACTTGGCTTGCCCAACAACCGGGGATTGACCCGCAACGATTGGGAGTCATGGGGCATTCGATGGGTGGCACAACCGCTTTGGCTCTTGCCCAGGCGCACCCCAGCATCCGCACCACGCTCTTGCTGTCTATGGCAGGTGCTGCCAGCCCTACCCACCCCGCCAATCTCCTGCTGGCAACGGGTATGTATGAGGAATTAAATCCAGTACCAGCGATGCAGACCCTCTTTGCCGAGACGAATGCCCGCCATGAGACCGCCCCGTTTGTTGTCCTGGGGGACTTTCAGAGAGGAACTGCCCGGTCGCTGGTGGTCTCGGCTACCACTGACCACGCCCTGGCTCCCTACGATGCCCATTTGCAATTGGCGATGGTGCATTGGGCAGAACAATCCTTTGGTTTACCCGTCACTGCCTTGCCACTGGTCTCCCAACCATTGGTGATGGGGTGGGTATTCGGTGGTGTCGGTTTTCTGGGATTGTTACTCCTAGGGTACACCCAGCTTTTGAAGCGGTATGGGCGACTTGCCCCCCTCATATCCAGTGTGAGTCTGGTCACGATGTACTGGCTGGGTCGCCACAGTTTTGGTTCTGGGATGGCAATTGCCGGATTCGTCCCCCTACTCATCGCCCATTACAATCAACGCCAGCCCACACCTGGGAGTGCCAGTCTTAGGGGATTGCTGGGATATATCACCCTTGGCTACGGGCTATTTCTCTTGGCTCTGGTTGTCAACGCTATCACTGCTGGTTCGATTGGGGCATTCCCCAGTGGGATTTGGGGGCTTCCCAGCTTGGCATTTAATTTGCCCTTTGGCTTAATTTATGACCGATTTCACCTACTACGCTACAGTGCTGATTCATGGGTAGGTTTCTGCTTAATCACTTCCGTATTACTCCTGGAGATGCGCTTTCGTGGCACCATACTTCATCAGATGGGTCACTATGCCAATAAAATGTTGGGAATCATCCGACAACCTATTGTCTGGCAGTGGCAACGCATCTCTCGCAAGACTCTAATTTTGTTGGTGGTCTTAGTAGTTCTCTGGATTGCTGTCTTAGTTTGGCAACAACAACAAGGAATTTTGACTTGGGATTCCGTAGGCTATGCGATGCGACTGATTAGCGTATTTATTATTTTCCCAGTACTTGTAGGGATTGGGCTGATTCGGTCTCGCTTTTGGAAATTGTAG
- a CDS encoding DUF2254 family protein, whose translation MKWSVLSRRVAVFVGLVVISLWVVGPGTRWITPKIQTTEALAGFVATLAEVLAGVLGFTISAVAIVVQLSAERFSPKVTELFLRERTNLLTILFLIIANLISVWTTLAFAFHPIPLALVVINLILGSMAFIILIPYFIFVLDFLQPNSIIQNLERQVRQGIMQRFEPSESPMHIQQVHRICLSALGEFRSIAISAIQQRDQAIILGCLESLRNLAVFYGEYKSQLPELWFRLTPPVYKDSEFVSVDAMKLREIEAQKIWLEVKIFRQYQGILTNSLLVSAETCTLVGICTREIGEQALDLGHTYMIHLTVKFFNTYLRLVINQRDIRAGYNIIKQYRLLAEEALLQGFDETALEIGHHFRYYSIIAYKTNLYFLCETFAYDLGHLVQTCSNLGDEVHRNLLDIFLKIDHDPESEQQEQSSRGVRKSQVKLAAYYLSRGDRELADLIFQDMHHEPYTRVQIICEELLATTEDFWEFTDRGESFYYLEPELRPYVQEFFSWFAQPSIPVQG comes from the coding sequence ATGAAATGGTCCGTACTGAGTCGGCGGGTGGCGGTTTTCGTGGGGTTGGTGGTGATTAGCCTCTGGGTGGTGGGGCCGGGGACACGCTGGATCACGCCCAAAATTCAAACGACGGAAGCCTTGGCGGGATTTGTGGCGACCTTGGCGGAAGTGTTGGCGGGGGTGTTGGGATTTACCATCTCGGCGGTGGCAATTGTCGTCCAGTTGAGTGCGGAACGGTTTAGCCCCAAAGTGACAGAATTATTCCTGCGGGAACGCACCAATTTGTTAACGATTTTATTTTTAATTATTGCCAATTTAATTAGCGTTTGGACAACGTTAGCCTTTGCATTTCACCCCATTCCCTTAGCATTAGTAGTGATTAATTTAATCCTGGGAAGTATGGCATTTATTATTTTGATTCCCTATTTTATTTTTGTGCTAGATTTTCTGCAACCGAATTCGATCATCCAAAATTTAGAACGGCAAGTGCGACAGGGAATCATGCAACGGTTTGAACCCTCCGAATCCCCGATGCATATTCAACAGGTTCACCGCATTTGTTTATCCGCATTGGGGGAATTTCGCTCCATTGCCATCAGTGCCATTCAACAGCGGGATCAGGCAATCATCTTGGGATGTTTGGAGAGTTTACGGAATTTGGCGGTCTTTTATGGGGAATATAAATCCCAACTGCCAGAACTCTGGTTCCGCCTGACGCCACCCGTATATAAAGATTCAGAATTTGTCTCGGTGGATGCCATGAAACTGCGGGAAATTGAGGCTCAAAAAATTTGGTTGGAAGTAAAGATTTTCCGCCAGTATCAAGGGATATTGACCAATTCCCTATTGGTCTCAGCGGAAACCTGTACCCTGGTAGGCATTTGCACCCGGGAGATTGGAGAACAGGCTCTGGATTTGGGACATACCTATATGATTCATTTGACGGTGAAATTTTTTAATACCTATCTGCGTTTGGTGATCAATCAACGGGATATTCGGGCTGGATATAATATTATTAAACAATATCGTTTATTGGCGGAAGAAGCCCTCTTACAAGGTTTTGATGAAACGGCGTTAGAAATCGGCCACCATTTTCGTTACTACAGTATTATTGCATACAAAACCAATCTTTATTTTTTATGCGAAACCTTTGCCTATGATTTGGGGCATTTGGTGCAAACCTGCTCAAATTTGGGGGATGAGGTGCATCGGAATTTGTTAGATATTTTCTTAAAAATTGACCATGACCCGGAGAGCGAACAGCAGGAACAATCTTCTCGGGGGGTGCGGAAATCCCAGGTGAAATTGGCGGCCTATTACCTCAGCCGAGGGGATCGGGAATTGGCGGATTTAATTTTCCAGGATATGCACCACGAACCCTACACCCGGGTGCAGATTATTTGTGAGGAATTGTTAGCCACCACGGAGGATTTTTGGGAATTTACCGACCGGGGGGAAAGTTTCTATTACCTGGAACCGGAGCTACGTCCCTACGTGCAGGAGTTTTTCAGCTGGTTTGCCCAGCCATCAATTCCGGTTCAGGGATAA
- a CDS encoding glycosyltransferase has translation MTGVVVRQFAQECHQSYPMVDPGGVSLLIPVRGLDEDAATNWRSFCQQNHPQYEVIFGVMEPDDLAVPTLQELLNSYDHVRLIYCLQIHGINYQISNLMHLLDVARYETIVFADSDIRVTPDYLTSVTTPLQLPEIGLVTCGYMDHHPRFLGAALASLNRCVEFLPAFLLGRALDGGLRFALGPTIATRKEVVRAWGGLEQVVNRIGSDFHMGRLARRAGFRVELSGYILDNCCGRESVPQVLQRELRWARTIRLNRGAQYYGLGATFGLIYGGVLLLTTGLAVWSVLLVLVLYSLRVAQAGIAIHTFRCPGLYPWLWALPLRDVLSFGVWLAGAWGQRVYWRGRWLVIQPGGTLQAS, from the coding sequence ATGACGGGGGTGGTGGTGCGCCAATTTGCCCAGGAATGTCACCAAAGTTACCCAATGGTTGATCCCGGTGGGGTTTCCCTCCTGATTCCTGTGCGGGGCTTGGATGAAGATGCGGCGACCAATTGGCGTTCCTTCTGTCAACAAAATCATCCCCAATACGAGGTCATTTTTGGGGTGATGGAACCTGATGATCTAGCGGTTCCTACGCTTCAAGAGTTATTAAACAGCTATGATCATGTGCGCCTGATTTATTGTTTGCAGATTCACGGTATCAACTATCAAATTAGTAATCTCATGCACCTGTTGGATGTTGCCCGTTATGAAACCATCGTTTTTGCCGACAGTGATATTCGGGTGACCCCGGATTATTTAACCAGTGTAACGACTCCGTTACAATTGCCCGAAATTGGTCTAGTGACCTGCGGCTATATGGATCATCATCCCCGCTTTTTGGGGGCGGCTCTGGCATCCCTGAACCGGTGTGTGGAATTTCTCCCCGCTTTTCTGCTGGGGCGGGCGTTGGACGGGGGGTTGCGGTTTGCCCTGGGGCCGACCATTGCCACCCGTAAGGAGGTGGTACGGGCGTGGGGTGGTTTAGAGCAGGTGGTGAATCGGATTGGTTCGGATTTCCACATGGGACGGTTGGCGCGCCGGGCGGGATTTCGGGTGGAATTGTCCGGCTACATCCTGGATAACTGTTGTGGGCGGGAATCCGTACCCCAGGTGTTACAGCGGGAATTGCGTTGGGCGAGAACCATTCGCCTCAATCGGGGTGCCCAATACTATGGCTTGGGGGCAACGTTTGGGTTGATTTACGGGGGCGTGCTCCTGCTGACCACCGGGTTGGCTGTCTGGTCGGTACTGCTGGTGTTGGTCTTGTATAGCCTCCGGGTGGCCCAGGCGGGGATAGCCATCCACACCTTCCGTTGTCCGGGGTTGTATCCCTGGTTGTGGGCATTGCCCCTGCGGGATGTGTTGAGTTTTGGGGTATGGCTGGCGGGAGCGTGGGGGCAACGGGTGTACTGGCGGGGGCGGTGGTTGGTGATCCAACCGGGGGGCACGTTACAGGCATCTTAG